The following are encoded in a window of Sinomonas cyclohexanicum genomic DNA:
- a CDS encoding amino acid permease: MPTIRPTASPLPDHLEDHGHAHVADHVIHAEDAGYHKGLKARQIQMIAIGGAIGTGLFLGAGGRLAAAGPSLVFAYAICGAFVFLILRALGELVLHRPSSGSFVSYAREFFGEKAAYISGWFYWINWAMTTIVDTTAAALYMHFFGKYVPWIAAVPQWAWALIALVLVLALNLVSVKVFGEMEFWFALIKVAALVGFLLLGIYFVLFGTPTGAPTGLSLITDHGGIFPMGIAPMILLMQGVVFAYASVELVGTAAGETQNPEKIIPRAINSVVVRIAVFYVGSVILLSLLLPYTAYQQGVSPFVTFFGSIGVQGMDVIMNLVVLTAALSSLNAGLYSTGRILRSMAAAGSAPKFALRMNKAGVPYGGIAITALVSLLGVPLNYLVPADAFEIVLNVASVGILSTWATIVLCQIQLQRWARKGWTQRPAFRMPGAPYTGYTTLAFLAIVFVLVLIDSPWTLLATAIASILMVIGWYASRERIHAIAAERNGYTGAAPVIANRPAGR; encoded by the coding sequence ATGCCCACAATCAGGCCCACGGCCAGTCCCCTTCCCGACCATCTCGAAGACCATGGGCATGCCCATGTGGCCGACCATGTCATCCATGCCGAGGACGCCGGCTACCACAAGGGCCTCAAGGCGCGCCAGATCCAGATGATCGCCATCGGCGGGGCGATCGGCACCGGCCTGTTCCTGGGCGCCGGCGGGCGCCTGGCCGCCGCCGGGCCCTCCCTCGTGTTCGCCTACGCCATCTGCGGGGCCTTCGTGTTCCTGATCCTGCGGGCCCTGGGCGAACTCGTGCTCCACCGCCCCTCCTCCGGCTCCTTCGTCTCCTACGCCCGCGAGTTCTTCGGCGAGAAGGCCGCCTACATCTCCGGCTGGTTCTACTGGATCAACTGGGCCATGACCACCATCGTGGACACCACCGCCGCGGCCCTGTACATGCACTTCTTCGGCAAGTACGTCCCCTGGATCGCCGCCGTGCCCCAATGGGCCTGGGCCCTGATCGCCCTGGTCCTGGTCCTGGCCCTGAACCTGGTCTCGGTCAAGGTCTTCGGCGAGATGGAATTCTGGTTCGCCCTGATCAAGGTCGCCGCCCTCGTGGGCTTCCTGCTCCTGGGGATCTACTTCGTCCTCTTCGGCACCCCCACTGGCGCCCCCACCGGCCTGTCCCTGATCACCGACCACGGCGGCATCTTCCCGATGGGCATCGCCCCGATGATCCTGCTCATGCAGGGCGTCGTCTTCGCCTACGCCTCCGTCGAACTCGTCGGCACCGCAGCCGGGGAGACCCAGAACCCCGAGAAGATCATCCCCCGCGCGATCAACTCCGTCGTGGTCCGCATCGCCGTCTTCTACGTCGGCTCCGTCATCCTGCTCTCCCTCCTGCTGCCCTACACCGCCTACCAGCAGGGCGTGAGCCCCTTCGTGACCTTCTTCGGCTCCATCGGCGTCCAGGGCATGGACGTGATCATGAACCTCGTGGTCCTCACCGCCGCCCTGTCCTCCCTCAACGCCGGCCTCTACTCCACCGGACGCATCCTGCGCTCCATGGCCGCCGCCGGCTCCGCACCCAAGTTCGCCCTCCGGATGAACAAGGCCGGCGTCCCCTACGGCGGCATCGCCATCACCGCCCTGGTCTCCCTCCTGGGCGTGCCCCTGAACTACCTCGTGCCCGCCGACGCCTTCGAGATCGTCCTGAACGTCGCCTCCGTGGGCATCCTCTCCACCTGGGCCACGATCGTCCTGTGCCAGATCCAGCTCCAACGCTGGGCCAGGAAGGGCTGGACCCAGCGCCCCGCATTCCGCATGCCCGGCGCCCCCTACACCGGCTACACCACCCTGGCCTTCCTCGCCATCGTGTTCGTCCTCGTGCTCATCGACTCCCCCTGGACCCTCCTGGCCACCGCAATCGCCTCCATCCTCATGGTCATCGGCTGGTACGCCAGCCGAGAACGCATCCACGCCATCGCCGCCGAACGCAACGGCTACACCGGCGCAGCACCCGTCATCGCCAACCGACCCGCCGGGCGCTGA
- a CDS encoding DUF1737 domain-containing protein: protein MSDTATEQPSPAGVPVPAAATTPLNDPAAPAGPAEEKLAYRLLTGPDTREFCARISQALADGYVLHGSPAATFNGTDVIVAQAVILPHAVARADAAVASAVDSLEYEGEGHA from the coding sequence ATGTCCGACACCGCGACTGAGCAGCCCTCTCCGGCCGGGGTGCCGGTACCGGCCGCCGCGACGACCCCGCTCAACGATCCCGCAGCCCCCGCCGGCCCCGCTGAGGAGAAGCTCGCCTACAGGCTGCTGACAGGCCCGGACACGCGCGAGTTCTGTGCGCGCATCTCGCAGGCCCTCGCGGACGGCTACGTGCTGCACGGCAGCCCCGCGGCGACGTTCAACGGCACGGACGTGATCGTGGCGCAGGCCGTGATCCTCCCGCACGCGGTGGCGCGCGCGGATGCCGCCGTGGCCTCAGCCGTCGATTCCCTCGAGTACGAGGGCGAGGGCCACGCGTGA
- a CDS encoding rhodanese-like domain-containing protein, whose protein sequence is MSYAGDLTPLEAWEKLAGGDAILVDVRTEEEWAHVGIPDTKGTDNDPLFIPWVFDGGIPNPDFIMELELQGPEDKATELLFLCRSGARSAAAAAVAANLGFTAYNVLEGFEGVPGPDGARTVNGWKNRGLPTNLG, encoded by the coding sequence GTGAGCTACGCCGGGGACCTCACGCCGCTCGAGGCCTGGGAGAAGCTCGCGGGCGGCGACGCGATCCTCGTGGACGTGCGGACCGAGGAGGAGTGGGCCCACGTCGGGATTCCTGACACGAAGGGCACCGACAACGATCCGCTGTTCATCCCCTGGGTGTTCGACGGCGGCATCCCGAACCCGGACTTCATTATGGAGCTCGAGCTGCAGGGGCCCGAGGACAAGGCCACCGAGCTGCTGTTCCTCTGCCGCTCCGGGGCCCGCTCCGCCGCCGCGGCGGCCGTGGCCGCGAATCTCGGCTTCACCGCCTACAACGTGCTCGAGGGGTTCGAGGGCGTGCCCGGCCCCGACGGCGCAAGGACCGTCAACGGGTGGAAGAACCGTGGGCTGCCGACCAATCTGGGATAG
- a CDS encoding O-succinylhomoserine sulfhydrylase — protein MSFDNTIEVTEGWAEDTRAVRGGLLRTGFHETSEAVFLNSGFVYESAEAAERAFTGEDERFVYSRYGNPSVATFQERLRLLEGTEACFATASGMSAVFTALAALLGAGDRVVAARSLFGSCFVILNEILPRWGVETVFVDGPDLDQWREALSTPTTAVFFESPSNPMQEIVDIQAVADLAHAAGAQVVVDNVFATPLLQRSLDFGADVVVYSGTKHIDGQGRVLGGAVLGTKEFIDGPVKNLMRHTGPALSAFNAWVLTKGLETMGLRVRHSSANALAIAEWLEAQPQVRWVKYPHLRSHPQYELARKQMSAGGTVLTFEVAGGKEGAFHLLNGLQVIDISNNLGDSKSLITHPATTTHRAMGAEGRAAIGLGDGVVRLSVGLEDVGDLIGDLERALG, from the coding sequence TTGAGCTTTGACAACACCATAGAAGTCACTGAGGGCTGGGCGGAGGACACCCGTGCTGTCCGTGGCGGGCTCCTCCGCACCGGCTTCCATGAGACCTCCGAGGCCGTGTTCCTCAATTCGGGGTTCGTCTATGAGTCCGCCGAGGCGGCCGAGCGGGCATTCACCGGCGAGGACGAGCGCTTCGTCTACTCCCGCTACGGCAACCCGTCCGTGGCCACGTTCCAGGAGCGGCTGCGGCTGCTTGAGGGCACCGAGGCATGCTTCGCGACGGCGTCCGGCATGTCCGCCGTGTTCACCGCGCTGGCCGCCCTCCTCGGCGCCGGCGACCGGGTCGTGGCCGCCCGGAGCCTGTTCGGCTCGTGCTTCGTGATCCTGAACGAGATCCTGCCCCGGTGGGGCGTGGAGACCGTATTCGTGGACGGTCCCGATCTTGACCAGTGGCGCGAGGCCCTCTCCACGCCCACCACGGCGGTGTTCTTCGAGTCCCCATCCAACCCGATGCAGGAGATCGTCGACATCCAGGCGGTCGCCGACCTGGCCCACGCCGCCGGCGCGCAGGTCGTCGTCGACAACGTCTTCGCCACGCCCCTGCTGCAGCGCAGCCTCGACTTCGGCGCGGACGTGGTGGTCTACTCCGGGACCAAGCACATCGACGGTCAGGGCCGCGTGCTCGGCGGCGCGGTGCTGGGCACCAAGGAGTTCATCGACGGGCCAGTGAAGAACCTCATGCGCCACACCGGCCCGGCGCTGTCCGCGTTCAACGCGTGGGTGCTCACCAAGGGCCTCGAGACGATGGGCCTGCGCGTGCGGCACTCGTCCGCGAACGCGCTCGCCATCGCCGAGTGGCTTGAGGCGCAGCCGCAGGTGAGGTGGGTCAAGTACCCGCACCTGCGCTCGCACCCGCAGTACGAGCTCGCACGCAAGCAGATGAGCGCAGGCGGGACGGTCCTCACGTTCGAGGTGGCCGGCGGCAAGGAGGGCGCCTTCCACCTGCTCAACGGCCTGCAGGTCATCGACATCTCCAACAACCTCGGCGACTCGAAGTCCCTCATCACCCACCCGGCCACCACCACGCACCGCGCCATGGGGGCCGAGGGCCGCGCGGCGATCGGCCTGGGCGACGGCGTGGTACGGCTGTCCGTGGGCCTCGAGGACGTCGGGGACCTCATTGGCGATCTGGAGCGGGCCTTGGGCTGA
- a CDS encoding globin domain-containing protein produces MDSNALKRTWAMAAALGDEVPLYFYSHLFATHPEVRDMFPVAMGAQRDKLFAALGHIISHADQIDTVGAFIAQLGRDHRRFSVVPEHYSMVGASFLATLQRYLGPEWTDEVARSWSEAYGLIAKVMVVAAEDAADESPAWWDGEVISVDRRSLDVAVLEVRMPHDFTYEPGQAVAVEVPALPRTWRYLSPANAPRPDGVVQFHVQLIPGGLFSTAAVRKTAAGDAIRVGAPIGDQLAVDGQRDLLLIGGGTGLAPLSAVLDKVAAQWRETGWGPRVDLFHGARVPWNLYDQGRLADLAGREHWFSFHPVVSGDPTFPGLTGYVGAAAAAHGSSLGRLVLVCGSTPMVRHTVSELVAVGIPRSDIRYEDYAGVEDNSSPTGEDQLEGTR; encoded by the coding sequence GTGGACTCCAACGCACTGAAGCGAACGTGGGCGATGGCAGCCGCCCTCGGTGACGAGGTACCGCTGTACTTCTACTCGCACCTCTTCGCGACCCACCCGGAAGTACGGGACATGTTCCCCGTCGCCATGGGCGCGCAGCGCGACAAGCTGTTCGCGGCCCTCGGCCACATCATCAGCCACGCCGACCAGATCGACACTGTGGGCGCGTTCATCGCCCAGCTCGGCCGCGATCACCGGCGTTTCTCAGTGGTGCCGGAGCACTACTCGATGGTCGGCGCCTCCTTCCTGGCGACGCTCCAGCGCTATCTCGGTCCCGAATGGACGGACGAGGTAGCGCGGAGCTGGTCCGAGGCGTACGGCCTCATCGCGAAGGTCATGGTCGTGGCCGCGGAGGACGCCGCAGACGAGTCACCCGCGTGGTGGGACGGCGAGGTCATCTCCGTGGACCGCCGCAGCCTCGACGTGGCCGTCCTCGAGGTCCGCATGCCGCACGACTTCACCTACGAGCCGGGCCAGGCCGTCGCGGTCGAGGTGCCCGCGCTCCCCCGCACCTGGCGCTACCTGAGCCCGGCGAACGCGCCGCGCCCCGACGGCGTCGTGCAGTTCCACGTCCAGCTCATCCCGGGCGGGCTGTTCAGCACAGCCGCCGTGCGGAAGACCGCCGCCGGCGACGCCATCCGCGTCGGCGCCCCGATCGGCGACCAGCTCGCCGTCGACGGCCAACGGGACCTGCTCCTCATCGGCGGCGGCACCGGTCTCGCGCCGCTGTCCGCCGTGCTGGACAAGGTGGCGGCCCAATGGCGCGAGACCGGGTGGGGTCCGCGCGTTGACCTGTTCCACGGCGCCCGGGTGCCATGGAACCTCTACGACCAGGGGCGGCTCGCCGACCTCGCGGGCCGTGAGCACTGGTTCTCGTTCCACCCCGTGGTCTCCGGCGACCCCACCTTCCCGGGACTCACGGGCTACGTGGGCGCCGCCGCAGCTGCACACGGCTCGTCGTTGGGGCGACTGGTCCTCGTGTGCGGCTCAACGCCGATGGTGCGCCACACCGTCAGCGAACTCGTCGCGGTCGGAATCCCCCGCAGCGACATCCGCTACGAGGACTACGCCGGAGTCGAGGACAACTCTTCCCCGACCGGAGAAGACCAGCTAGAAGGGACACGATGA
- a CDS encoding DivIVA domain-containing protein: MSTSPHGGRISPSEVRTATFEQVGQGYDTGAVHYFLNAVADQMEADRVQIEARGANAQDEMVKIISQAQVLAEKFVAEAEQYSKDLVASARTQYSEILRRAEESAGSRSGGEVATTKSAVPEYTTPIDEIEYVRTYTKVAQVQLRAVIDALAEQVNKLGDVPKSSQ, from the coding sequence ATGAGCACCTCCCCCCACGGCGGCCGGATCAGCCCCTCCGAGGTCCGCACCGCCACGTTCGAGCAAGTCGGCCAGGGCTACGACACCGGCGCCGTCCACTACTTCCTGAACGCGGTTGCCGACCAGATGGAAGCCGACCGCGTCCAGATCGAGGCACGCGGGGCCAACGCCCAGGATGAGATGGTCAAGATCATCAGCCAGGCGCAGGTCCTCGCCGAGAAGTTCGTCGCCGAGGCCGAGCAGTACTCCAAGGACCTCGTCGCGAGCGCGAGGACCCAGTACAGCGAGATCCTCCGCCGCGCCGAGGAGTCCGCGGGCAGCCGCTCCGGCGGCGAGGTCGCCACGACCAAGAGCGCCGTGCCTGAGTACACGACGCCGATCGACGAGATCGAGTACGTCCGGACGTACACGAAGGTCGCGCAGGTACAGCTGCGCGCCGTCATCGACGCGCTCGCCGAGCAGGTCAACAAGCTCGGCGACGTCCCCAAGTCCAGCCAGTAG
- a CDS encoding globin domain-containing protein — MLSSSSAPVIEATLPVVGEHIKTIAQRFYDHLFEAHPELFDGVFNRGNQADGHQQQALAGSIAAYATMLLEHPDKAPEHLLSRISHKHAALAVTPEQYDVVHEHLFWAIADVLGEAVTPEVAAAWDEVYWLMANTLINLERGLYADFGGAPENIWRTWRVVEKRPETDDVVSIIVERTDERDVYPSQPGQYVTLQMPTADGLRQPRQYSLTRADDGHHRTFAVKRVHEAGRPDGEVSTLVHDSLKVGDEVTLSAPFGDVVLEPGDGPLVFASAGIGVTPYAGMVNHLAAQGSQREVLFLHAGTSHESFVLREQITKDLESLPNASLHAWYEQPGELGANEHEGLMDVSAVDRPADATYYLCGPLPFMQAVREKLLGLGVPARKIQYEVFGPDLWQADTE, encoded by the coding sequence ATGCTCTCGTCAAGCTCTGCCCCGGTGATCGAGGCGACGCTCCCCGTCGTCGGCGAGCACATCAAGACCATCGCCCAGCGGTTCTACGACCACCTCTTCGAGGCGCACCCGGAGCTCTTCGACGGGGTCTTCAACCGAGGCAACCAGGCCGACGGGCACCAGCAGCAGGCCCTCGCGGGTTCCATCGCGGCCTACGCCACGATGCTCCTCGAGCACCCGGACAAGGCTCCCGAGCACCTCCTGTCCCGCATCAGCCACAAGCACGCCGCGCTCGCCGTGACTCCCGAGCAGTACGACGTGGTCCACGAGCACCTGTTCTGGGCCATTGCCGACGTACTGGGCGAGGCCGTCACCCCCGAGGTGGCCGCCGCGTGGGACGAGGTCTACTGGCTCATGGCCAACACCCTGATCAACCTCGAGCGTGGGCTGTATGCCGACTTCGGGGGCGCTCCCGAGAACATCTGGCGCACGTGGCGCGTCGTGGAGAAGCGGCCCGAGACGGACGACGTCGTCTCGATCATCGTGGAGCGCACCGACGAGCGGGACGTCTACCCCTCGCAGCCGGGCCAGTACGTGACCCTCCAGATGCCGACTGCGGACGGCCTCAGGCAGCCGCGCCAGTACAGCCTCACGCGCGCCGACGACGGCCACCACCGCACCTTCGCCGTCAAGCGCGTGCACGAGGCCGGGCGTCCCGACGGAGAGGTCTCGACGCTCGTGCACGACTCGCTCAAGGTCGGCGACGAGGTGACCCTCTCCGCCCCGTTCGGCGACGTGGTCCTCGAGCCCGGCGACGGCCCGCTCGTGTTCGCCAGCGCCGGGATCGGCGTGACGCCGTACGCGGGCATGGTCAACCACCTCGCCGCGCAGGGCTCCCAGCGCGAGGTCCTGTTCCTCCACGCCGGCACGTCCCACGAGAGCTTCGTGCTCCGCGAGCAGATCACGAAGGACCTCGAGTCCCTGCCCAACGCCAGCCTGCACGCGTGGTACGAGCAGCCGGGCGAGCTGGGGGCCAACGAGCATGAGGGCCTCATGGACGTCAGCGCCGTGGACCGCCCCGCGGACGCCACCTACTACCTGTGCGGCCCGCTCCCATTCATGCAGGCGGTGCGCGAGAAGCTCCTCGGCCTCGGCGTCCCGGCCCGGAAGATCCAGTACGAGGTCTTCGGCCCGGACCTGTGGCAGGCCGACACCGAGTAG